Proteins found in one Macrobrachium nipponense isolate FS-2020 chromosome 35, ASM1510439v2, whole genome shotgun sequence genomic segment:
- the LOC135208506 gene encoding lys-63-specific deubiquitinase BRCC36-like isoform X2, producing MYEGSFHFVFFSISIAPAGTTQGKMWVSSVKLAADAYLVCLHHALTTEKEEVMGLLVGQFSEGSDVTCDIHSAVTLRRSDKRKDRVEISPEMLIEAQQRAEQMSATSGLQLHIVGWYHSHPHITVWPSDIDLQTQAGYQQMDNRFVGLIFSVYNEDPKTKMGNHQVTCFQATNQSPEGEPPQYVRLSVPLEITPTPSLEVNNQDALENLCATLFEEQREVLEASRELADKQPLDHLHNAAVMVRSVCGLSSSVLGPLVSTVEDRTQRMHIMTQILKQEADYLRKKLKDKKISASVMG from the exons ATGTATGAGGGATCCTTTCATTTTGTCTTTTTCTCAATTAGCATTGCTCCAG CAGGTACTACCCAAGGCAAGATGTGGGTATCAAGTGTAAAGTTGGCTGCTGATGCTTACTTGGTATGTCTTCATCATGCATTGACAACAGAAAAAGAAGAGGTTATGGGGCTTCTGGTTGGTCAGTTCAGTGAG GGAAGTGATGTTACATGTGATATCCATTCGGCAGTGACATTAAGACGATCTGACAAAAGGAAAGATAGAGTGGAAATATCTCCAGAAATGTTAATTGAG gCTCAGCAGCGAGCAGAACAAATGTCAGCTACAAGTGGTTTGCAGCTTCACATTGTTGGGTGGTACCATTCACATCCTCACATTACAGTTTGGCCTTCTGATATAG ATTTGCAAACACAGGCGGGATACCAGCAGATGGACAACAGATTTGTTGGccttattttttcagtttataaTGAGGATCCAAAAACTAAG ATGGGAAATCATCAAGTAACCTGCTTCCAAGCTACTAATCAAAGTCCTGAAGGAGAACCACCTCAATATGTCCGATTGTCAGTACCACTAGAAATAACGCCCACTCCATCACTTGAAGTTAATAATCAGGAT GCTCTAGAAAATCTTTGTGCAACTCTGTTTGAAGAGCAGAGAGAAGTTCTTGAAGCATCTCGTGAGCTAGCAGACAAGCAACCTTTGGACCACCTACACAATGCTGCAG TGATGGTTCGTAGTGTTTGTGGTTTGAGCAGCTCTGTTCTTGGCCCCTTGGTATCAACAGTAGAAGACCGAACACAGCGAATGCACATCATGACACAGATTCTTAAGCAGGAAGcagattatttaagaaaaaaattgaaagacaaaaaaatatctgCATCAGTTATGGGATGA
- the LOC135208506 gene encoding lys-63-specific deubiquitinase BRCC36-like isoform X3 codes for MYEGSFHFVFFSISIAPGTTQGKMWVSSVKLAADAYLVCLHHALTTEKEEVMGLLVGQFSEGSDVTCDIHSAVTLRRSDKRKDRVEISPEMLIEAQQRAEQMSATSGLQLHIVGWYHSHPHITVWPSDIDLQTQAGYQQMDNRFVGLIFSVYNEDPKTKMGNHQVTCFQATNQSPEGEPPQYVRLSVPLEITPTPSLEVNNQDALENLCATLFEEQREVLEASRELADKQPLDHLHNAAVMVRSVCGLSSSVLGPLVSTVEDRTQRMHIMTQILKQEADYLRKKLKDKKISASVMG; via the exons ATGTATGAGGGATCCTTTCATTTTGTCTTTTTCTCAATTAGCATTGCTCCAG GTACTACCCAAGGCAAGATGTGGGTATCAAGTGTAAAGTTGGCTGCTGATGCTTACTTGGTATGTCTTCATCATGCATTGACAACAGAAAAAGAAGAGGTTATGGGGCTTCTGGTTGGTCAGTTCAGTGAG GGAAGTGATGTTACATGTGATATCCATTCGGCAGTGACATTAAGACGATCTGACAAAAGGAAAGATAGAGTGGAAATATCTCCAGAAATGTTAATTGAG gCTCAGCAGCGAGCAGAACAAATGTCAGCTACAAGTGGTTTGCAGCTTCACATTGTTGGGTGGTACCATTCACATCCTCACATTACAGTTTGGCCTTCTGATATAG ATTTGCAAACACAGGCGGGATACCAGCAGATGGACAACAGATTTGTTGGccttattttttcagtttataaTGAGGATCCAAAAACTAAG ATGGGAAATCATCAAGTAACCTGCTTCCAAGCTACTAATCAAAGTCCTGAAGGAGAACCACCTCAATATGTCCGATTGTCAGTACCACTAGAAATAACGCCCACTCCATCACTTGAAGTTAATAATCAGGAT GCTCTAGAAAATCTTTGTGCAACTCTGTTTGAAGAGCAGAGAGAAGTTCTTGAAGCATCTCGTGAGCTAGCAGACAAGCAACCTTTGGACCACCTACACAATGCTGCAG TGATGGTTCGTAGTGTTTGTGGTTTGAGCAGCTCTGTTCTTGGCCCCTTGGTATCAACAGTAGAAGACCGAACACAGCGAATGCACATCATGACACAGATTCTTAAGCAGGAAGcagattatttaagaaaaaaattgaaagacaaaaaaatatctgCATCAGTTATGGGATGA
- the LOC135208506 gene encoding lys-63-specific deubiquitinase BRCC36-like isoform X1, translating to MTEGRRSPNVWTARWAPLLFNISGRGTGSPGKSQNFMGTTQGKMWVSSVKLAADAYLVCLHHALTTEKEEVMGLLVGQFSEGSDVTCDIHSAVTLRRSDKRKDRVEISPEMLIEAQQRAEQMSATSGLQLHIVGWYHSHPHITVWPSDIDLQTQAGYQQMDNRFVGLIFSVYNEDPKTKMGNHQVTCFQATNQSPEGEPPQYVRLSVPLEITPTPSLEVNNQDALENLCATLFEEQREVLEASRELADKQPLDHLHNAAVMVRSVCGLSSSVLGPLVSTVEDRTQRMHIMTQILKQEADYLRKKLKDKKISASVMG from the exons ATGACAGAAGGACGAAGGAGCCCAAATGTTTGGACAGCAAGGTGGGCACCTCTGCTTTTTAACATATCTGGAAGAGGAACAGGTTCCCCTGGAAAGAGCCAAAATTTTATGG GTACTACCCAAGGCAAGATGTGGGTATCAAGTGTAAAGTTGGCTGCTGATGCTTACTTGGTATGTCTTCATCATGCATTGACAACAGAAAAAGAAGAGGTTATGGGGCTTCTGGTTGGTCAGTTCAGTGAG GGAAGTGATGTTACATGTGATATCCATTCGGCAGTGACATTAAGACGATCTGACAAAAGGAAAGATAGAGTGGAAATATCTCCAGAAATGTTAATTGAG gCTCAGCAGCGAGCAGAACAAATGTCAGCTACAAGTGGTTTGCAGCTTCACATTGTTGGGTGGTACCATTCACATCCTCACATTACAGTTTGGCCTTCTGATATAG ATTTGCAAACACAGGCGGGATACCAGCAGATGGACAACAGATTTGTTGGccttattttttcagtttataaTGAGGATCCAAAAACTAAG ATGGGAAATCATCAAGTAACCTGCTTCCAAGCTACTAATCAAAGTCCTGAAGGAGAACCACCTCAATATGTCCGATTGTCAGTACCACTAGAAATAACGCCCACTCCATCACTTGAAGTTAATAATCAGGAT GCTCTAGAAAATCTTTGTGCAACTCTGTTTGAAGAGCAGAGAGAAGTTCTTGAAGCATCTCGTGAGCTAGCAGACAAGCAACCTTTGGACCACCTACACAATGCTGCAG TGATGGTTCGTAGTGTTTGTGGTTTGAGCAGCTCTGTTCTTGGCCCCTTGGTATCAACAGTAGAAGACCGAACACAGCGAATGCACATCATGACACAGATTCTTAAGCAGGAAGcagattatttaagaaaaaaattgaaagacaaaaaaatatctgCATCAGTTATGGGATGA
- the LOC135208506 gene encoding lys-63-specific deubiquitinase BRCC36-like isoform X4, which translates to MWVSSVKLAADAYLVCLHHALTTEKEEVMGLLVGQFSEGSDVTCDIHSAVTLRRSDKRKDRVEISPEMLIEAQQRAEQMSATSGLQLHIVGWYHSHPHITVWPSDIDLQTQAGYQQMDNRFVGLIFSVYNEDPKTKMGNHQVTCFQATNQSPEGEPPQYVRLSVPLEITPTPSLEVNNQDALENLCATLFEEQREVLEASRELADKQPLDHLHNAAVMVRSVCGLSSSVLGPLVSTVEDRTQRMHIMTQILKQEADYLRKKLKDKKISASVMG; encoded by the exons ATGTGGGTATCAAGTGTAAAGTTGGCTGCTGATGCTTACTTGGTATGTCTTCATCATGCATTGACAACAGAAAAAGAAGAGGTTATGGGGCTTCTGGTTGGTCAGTTCAGTGAG GGAAGTGATGTTACATGTGATATCCATTCGGCAGTGACATTAAGACGATCTGACAAAAGGAAAGATAGAGTGGAAATATCTCCAGAAATGTTAATTGAG gCTCAGCAGCGAGCAGAACAAATGTCAGCTACAAGTGGTTTGCAGCTTCACATTGTTGGGTGGTACCATTCACATCCTCACATTACAGTTTGGCCTTCTGATATAG ATTTGCAAACACAGGCGGGATACCAGCAGATGGACAACAGATTTGTTGGccttattttttcagtttataaTGAGGATCCAAAAACTAAG ATGGGAAATCATCAAGTAACCTGCTTCCAAGCTACTAATCAAAGTCCTGAAGGAGAACCACCTCAATATGTCCGATTGTCAGTACCACTAGAAATAACGCCCACTCCATCACTTGAAGTTAATAATCAGGAT GCTCTAGAAAATCTTTGTGCAACTCTGTTTGAAGAGCAGAGAGAAGTTCTTGAAGCATCTCGTGAGCTAGCAGACAAGCAACCTTTGGACCACCTACACAATGCTGCAG TGATGGTTCGTAGTGTTTGTGGTTTGAGCAGCTCTGTTCTTGGCCCCTTGGTATCAACAGTAGAAGACCGAACACAGCGAATGCACATCATGACACAGATTCTTAAGCAGGAAGcagattatttaagaaaaaaattgaaagacaaaaaaatatctgCATCAGTTATGGGATGA
- the LOC135208508 gene encoding 26S proteasome regulatory subunit 6B produces the protein MEEIGISVATEKVEETTDVKGPAVGGLTMVSDESARDEYNTYKRLLQNLEYLRVQEDYIKDELQNLKKEYRHAQEEVKRIQSVPLVIGQFLEAVDQNTGIVGSTTGSNYYVRILSTIDRELLKPSASVALHKHSNALVDVLPPEADSSISMLQADEKPDVTYSDIGGLDMQKQEIREAVELPLTHFDLYKQIGIDPPRGVLMFGPPGCGKTMLAKAVAHHTTASFIRVVGSEFVQKYLGEGPRMVRDVFRLARENSPAIIFIDEIDAIATKRFDAQTGADREVQRILLELLNQMDGFDQTTNVKVIMATNRADTLDPALLRPGRLDRKIEFPMPDRRQKRLIFSTITGQMNLNEDVDLEDYVARPDRISGADINAICQEAGMHAVRENRYIVLAKDFEKAYKNNVKKDESDHEFYK, from the exons ATGGAAGAAATAGGGATCAGCGTCGCTACCGAGAAG GTCGAAGAGACCACAGATGTAAAAGGTCCAGCTGTTGGAGGACTTACTATGGTCAGCGATGAGTCGGCAAGAGACGAGTATAATACATACAAGAGATTACTTCAAAACCTTGAGTACTTACGTGTACAAGAGGATTATATTAAAGATGAGCtacaaaatttgaaaaaagaatataGACATGCACAGGAGGAG gttaAGCGTATTCAGAGTGTACCACTAGTAATCGGTCAGTTCTTAGAAGCTGTAGATCAAAATACTGGAATTGTTGGATCTACTACTGGCTCTAATTATTATGTGAGAATATTGAGTACTATTGACCGAGAATTACTCAAGCCTTCAGCATCAGTTGCTCTTCACAAACACAGCAATGCATTAGTAGATGTTTTACCACCGGAGGCAGATTCCTCTATCTCAATGTTGCAGGCTGATGAGAAACCTGATGTAACCTATTCAGACATTGGAGGTCTAGACATGCAAAAGCAAGAGATACGTGAGGCTGTCGAGTTACCTCTTACTCACTTTGATCTCTACAAACAAATTGGAATTGACCCACCCAGAGGTGTGTTGATGTTTGGGCCCCCTGGGTGTGGCAAAACTATGTTAGCAAAAGCTGTTGCTCACCACACAACTGCGTCGTTCATCCGTGTTGTGGgatctgagtttgttcagaagtATTTAGGAGAAGGACCACGTATGGTTCGAGATGTCTTTCGGCTCGCAAGGGAAAATTCTCCAGCAATTATATTTATTGATGAAATTGATGCCATAGCCACCAAGAGATTTGATGCACAAACTGGAGCAGATCGAGAAGTCCAGCGGATTCTTTTGGAACTTCTTAACCAGATGGATGGTTTTGATCAGACTACAAATGTTAAG GTTATAATGGCTACAAACCGAGCAGATACCTTAGATCCAGCATTACTTCGTCCTGGTCGTCTAGATCGTAAGATCGAATTTCCAATGCCGGATAGAAGACAGAAACGTCTAATTTTCTCCACAATTACTGGACAGATGAATTTGAATGAAGATGTTGATCTCGAAGATTATGTTGCCCGACCTGACCGTATATCAGGTGCAGACATTAATGCCATCTGTCAGGAAGCCGGCATGCATGCAGTGAGAGAGAACCGTTATATAGTCTTGGCCAAGGACTTTGAAAAGGCTTacaagaataatgttaaaaaggACGAGTCAGATCATGAGTTTTATaagtaa